In Theileria annulata chromosome 3, complete sequence, *** SEQUENCING IN PROGRESS ***, the sequence TGtaagtataataaaaaaggAATCCATTTGTCACGGTTAAAAGTATTCCAAtctaataaaaaattggcataaataattaaatggaAATTACGTTATAAATCGTAgttttttttaatttgcTGGTTCCAAATATTTTCAGCATTtattatagaataatatatataatacaataaattatacaatacATATGGTACTAGGTATAAGGTGTAGTATAGTGTTAAAAGATTACATATGGTAAGAGTTTGAAAacttaattttctttattcGGTCCATTTTGCTCTTGAATTCCGGATTATTGGTGTATTTCAccataatattatcattttcgTCAACATCGACCTCAGCTGTGTCATCCATACCATTATTTACACCATTTGTTGTATCATTAGCGGTATCAGTAGTATGTGTATTGTTATTGATGtgattttgaaaaattgaGAGAAACTGATCTGATGAAGAATTTGGGGATGTGTTCAAATACTGTAAGTAAAACTGTAAAGTTACTTGAACGAGtaagtttattattaataacaGAACTTCTATTAATCCTTTATATCTTTCTCGTACCTCCACACTGTTATTCGTAAGCGTCAGTCTAATCTcagaaattaaatttaccaAAATATTTTGAAATCTAGATATGAAATTTCCATCAGTTACCAAACTATTATTACCATGAatcatattattttgtaaattggTTTGGGTATTTGGTAGTGATAATCTTAATTCTAAGGCTTCTAGTAATTCATTTAGCATttgatttatattattacattgTAAGTTATTGTATCTTGTGTTACTTCTTGGTGAAGAATACACTATCAAAgagttaataatttgattcattaaaaaattgattttatccAATTCTTGAATCATTACACTTTCTATTCTATCATCATAATTGTTTACAGTATTAGGATCACTATAAGTGTTTGGTTCGGTACTGGGCATATTGTTGCCGTTTGATGGTATATTAGTGAAATTAAAAGTATTTGCcgtattattagtattggCATTTGgtgtattattagtttGATTGAAACTATTATTGGGGTTAGGTGTATTAGTATATGTGTGGCTTCCAGTATTTACAGGGCCTAAGTTGGAAATAAACGAGTTAACGGCAGTTGTAATAACCCGTGAAACTAATGTTcccaaattattaaatccaGCATTTCCACCGGCACCAGCAGTGCTAGAATTGGTAGTATCAGGGTTAGCAGTATCATTGTCAGGTACAGTAACAGTGGTGTATATTGGACTCATATATATACCCATTGGTATACCGTAAACCATCCTGCTCGTATTAGTAGTACCGTAATAACTATAATTTGGCCCGTTGTTACTAGTATTTGTATAATTGTTACTATTGTTCTgatcattattattatttgtagCATTGTTGCTGTCATTTTGACTGTAATTTTCCCCATTGTCACTATTATTTTGAGTATTGTTTTCCATGTTATTggtattattttctatGCCATTTGTATTACTTTCCATGTTATTAGCATTATTTTctgtattattattatttgcATTTGGGGGGTTGTTACAAACAACGTGTATGGTATTATCGGTGGTAATATTGTAGGAATCAAGGGTGTAATCATCCTTGAGGAGCTGACCCCTGTAGATCAACCTTAGGGAGTTTGCTGGAGACCCATTGTAAAGCTCAATAAAAGCCTTGATACGCCTTACCGAGGTTGAAGTGTCCATGGAGCAAGTGAAAGTGGTTTCATCCATTGATCTAAAAGTTATATTTACcatcatttttatacacagtttcaaattttttactaaatattaattttaatcatgaaatcaatttaaaaaataaaattagttaaaatacaaaaatatattaaaatagaaatgttaataaaataatctaatATTATGAGCGTAAATACccacaaatattaaaaacaGTTTATATCcaacaattaatttaataaaaaatataataaataatgtataaatatttttttgttaattGATCTGGCTAGATCTTTAAAAAAATGGGTTCACAGTTTTTAGATTCACAAATTGGTACCaacttacacatttctaACTTTACTTTAATTTCCTTACCCAAATTTatccatttatttaataaatattaattaatttataatatgatgattaatttattatattatgaTTAGATGGGACCGTAACTCCTAGTTCTCAGTTGGATTTAACTCAATCTCAgagttattttaatactcAAACTACTCCGAAGGATGAGGAGGAGCAAGCCATTGAAGTTGGTCATTATAGTACCAATAGAAAAACCAAAGATTGGTTAATTGCAAGACTACTTTGCAGGTACTGCTTTGTTTCCTTGAGATTCTTGACAACCCCTTTATCTACTCCCTCTGAAACACATATTTACACAAATTATATAGCTATTATAGTTAACTGAGtagaaaatatttagatGGTGGTATGTATTTCCTGATTGGCCTCCTCCAGATTTTGACTACAATACCGAGTTGGAAAAGAGGAAGTTCCGCCTTTATACAGTGGAGGAGTTTGAAAATGTGGAAAATGTCGACTCTAATGGTTACTCTAAAGTTTATCAAGTTACTGCCTTTCCAGGTACTCTTTACTACTTATATATACCTACAATATTTGAGATATTCATGCACTAGAAActaatttttctaattttaccAAACTTTTGTACCCTAGTATGGTATACaatttagtataaaattctGTAGGAGTGTTTAGAGATTATAACGGAGTGGCACATGATTTGAGACCTTTAGAGGGTAAACCCTGTTACAACAATTACTGCAAGTTCAGTGAGCAGAAGCTGTATGAGCTCATTGAACAGGGCATTAGGAAACAGCTGGAAATACTGTCGCACTCCAAATACGACGAAAAATCAACCATTCGCTTTCTTAACGAGGTATAAAGTTAATTCACTAGCAATAGTGTTAACTAATGATACAGGAATTAGAAGTTATTTTAGAGgcaaaaaataaaaatgaaactTGAGCGCCATTAACCCCTcaattgttattttaatgatttttgcaaaaattttacataatGTTGTAAATATAAGTGTTTAGTTCTTTCTGTTAATTAGCatataaataaaactacatattaacaatttttGGCCATTTTTCCAAAGTTATGCTCTTGAATTTTTTGCTCACTTCGTTGTAGAGTTCGTTGTCTGGTTCTCCACTGCTGAGTCTGTGTTTAGTGTACCACAGGTGCTCAGATAAATGAGGCGCAAATGGGCTTAGTATAATTAGAAACGTCTCGACAACCCTGGGACTTAGTTTCTTTTCCTCATCCCAAAGCTTCATTAGGGTAAAAAACTTGAAAAACTCAGAGACCTTGTTCAACTTAAAATTCTCCATATTATAAGTCATTGtgtttataaattcattcAACTTAGGGATTACAGTAGGGTCAATTGTATTGTTTGAGGTGGATTCAATAGAATTTTGTTTGAAAAAGTTTGTAACAAATGCGTTGATTGATTTGAGTAATTTGTAGGGGCCTTGGATTGATTGAATTGACCAGATTCTGTCCTTGTCCACAGGGCCTTGGAATAACAAGTGAAGTCTCAGGGAGTCAGCACCAAAACGCTTTATGATTTCTTCAGGACTAGCCACGTTTCCTCGAGATTTCGACATCTTACAAGAGCGCGTTTTGACTTGTATTGACTTATCTGACTTCAATACGTACTTACTTTTATACTTCATCACCAAGTCTTGAGGAACTTCAAAATTTTGAGGAGCCGAGTTATTTTGTGGGTCTTGTAATGGAGTATTATAGTTTATAATATGATCTTTTATATCAGACGACAAGTTGTTAATGGTATTGTGAGGTATGAAATATCTAACACTTTTAATTATGCCGTGGATTAGGACCTTCCGAAAAGGCTCGGAAACTGGTGAAACCCCAATGTCGAAGAGGAATTTGTTCCAGAATCGGCTATAAAGAAGGTGAGAAACTGCATGCTCAATCCCGCCAACGTATAAATCTACTGGTAACCAGTAGGAAGCTAATGATTTATTGAACAATTGGTGTTGGTTGTTTGGGTCTGTAAATCTTAAAAAATGCCAACTACTACCAGCCCACTGAGGCATTGTCTCAACTACTGACGGAGATAATTTAACAGGAAGGGGTTTCAACTCTTTTTTAGAGGTATCCACTGGTATTGGTTCTCCCCAGCCTCGATTCCTACTAAATACCCAATCTttcatattataatttatgtaCTCCTTGTAATCCTTATTTGCATCTGTAATTGAGTTAACATTTGCGTCTGTGGGTATATCCTCATTGGATTTCTTATCTGTATCTAAAGAATAGATTGGGATTGAATTAATTGGTTGATTAGTGTTGATGGAAGAGTTGGTGATGAAAAGTGGTACTGGTTTTAAGTTGTGTGGGTTCATAAAAAACAACCCACTAAATACTTTCCTCCTATTTCTCTCATCTAAAAGCTGTAAATTTGACTTCCTCAAAGTCTCTTCTAGCAGTTCTTTAACTAGTTCAACTCTGTCTGCGCTGcaataactaaatatatcCTCCTGCAGTGCTGACATTTCTAGAGTGGTTATCTCATCTAACTTTTTTATATCGTCTACAAACGCTATGCATTCGTGTTTTGATCCAGCAAATTTATTGTCCAAATCTTCTGTTGTTTTATTTACACTATTTACCATTGCGATATTGTTATCCACTATGTTATCTTTGTCAAATGAGTTAGTACTGGTGTTATCGGTATCagtttttataaataatttgaaggGTATAATAAAACCTTTTTGGGGGTTAATCCAAGTTCTTTGAAGGTGTATTAATCGATCTGGGAAGTCAACATTCTTGAGGTCATCGTATAGCCTCTGAGCATATTCCGTAATTCTCAGTTTCCACATTGATTTTAACTTTTTGTACACGTCAAAACCGCCTCGAACTGATTTTCCGTCAACCACCTCCTCGTTAGAGAGCTCACTGCCCAGCTCTGAGCAGTAGTTTACATAGTCCGTATCGACGTATGCTAGGTTTTTAAGGTACATTTGCTGGAAAATCCACTGAGTCCACTTATAGTATGAAACGTCTGAGGTGACCAGTTCTCTAGAATAGTCGAATGAGTATCCCATGGCCTTTAGTTGTTGACGGAA encodes:
- a CDS encoding uncharacterized protein (note;~Tap-24g11.q1c.C.cand.83 - score = 31.76); amino-acid sequence: MMVNITFRSMDETTFTCSMDTSTSVRRIKAFIELYNGSPANSLRLIYRGQLLKDDYTLDSYNITTDNTIHVVCNNPPNANNNNTENNANNMESNTNGIENNTNNMENNTQNNSDNGENYSQNDSNNATNNNNDQNNSNNYTNTSNNGPNYSYYGTTNTSRMVYGIPMGIYMSPIYTTVTVPDNDTANPDTTNSSTAGAGGNAGFNNLGTLVSRVITTAVNSFISNLGPVNTGSHTYTNTPNPNNSFNQTNNTPNANTNNTANTFNFTNIPSNGNNMPSTEPNTYSDPNTVNNYDDRIESVMIQELDKINFLMNQIINSLIVYSSPRSNTRYNNLQCNNINQMLNELLEALELRLSLPNTQTNLQNNMIHGNNSLVTDGNFISRFQNILVNLISEIRLTLTNNSVEVRERYKGLIEVLLLIINLLVQVTLQFYLQYLNTSPNSSSDQFLSIFQNHINNNTHTTDTANDTTNGVNNGMDDTAEVDVDENDNIMVKYTNNPEFKSKMDRIKKIKFSNSYHM
- a CDS encoding uncharacterized protein (note;~Tap-24g11.q1c.cand.169 - score = 13.30), translated to MGSQFLDSQIDGTVTPSSQLDLTQSQSYFNTQTTPKDEEEQAIEVGHYSTNRKTKDWLIARLLCRWWYVFPDWPPPDFDYNTELEKRKFRLYTVEEFENVENVDSNGYSKVYQVTAFPGVFRDYNGVAHDLRPLEGKPCYNNYCKFSEQKLYELIEQGIRKQLEILSHSKYDEKSTIRFLNEV
- a CDS encoding leucyl-tRNA synthetase, putative (note;~Tap-24g11.q1c.C.cand.82 - score = 49.91;~Apicoplast targetting peptide predicted by the PlasmoAP tool;~Signal peptide predicted for TA04430 by SignalP 2.0 HMM (Signal peptide probability 0.781, signal anchor probability 0.013) with cleavage site probability 0.664 between residues 21 and 22); the protein is MFFGILNIIVIVYISLPSLDCVPLSFRSKRRIFFNFTHFFIFSNSNSFNPKFNQFVNFSPQFHQLKNFNKFGKLLRSNDVDSEVPYDFGVYENIWQKYWESNDLYKPIQPKLSNNVPYNPDDTASYDACLPTTPYNVNDANVDKIDQRDLYKSVDTSSTDVHTAMDKDKKYYILSMIPYVSGKGLHVGHLLGYTVVDVIARYKRLKGFNVLNPMGYDSFGIPTQLYSKKHNLTPEEAVEQNVNNFRQQLKAMGYSFDYSRELVTSDVSYYKWTQWIFQQMYLKNLAYVDTDYVNYCSELGSELSNEEVVDGKSVRGGFDVYKKLKSMWKLRITEYAQRLYDDLKNVDFPDRLIHLQRTWINPQKGFIIPFKLFIKTDTDNTSTNSFDKDNIVDNNIAMVNSVNKTTEDLDNKFAGSKHECIAFVDDIKKLDEITTLEMSALQEDIFSYCSADRVELVKELLEETLRKSNLQLLDERNRRKVFSGLFFMNPHNLKPVPLFITNSSINTNQPINSIPIYSLDTDKKSNEDIPTDANVNSITDANKDYKEYINYNMKDWVFSRNRGWGEPIPVDTSKKELKPLPVKLSPSVVETMPQWAGSSWHFLRFTDPNNQHQLFNKSLASYWLPVDLYVGGIEHAVSHLLYSRFWNKFLFDIGVSPVSEPFRKVLIHGIIKSVRYFIPHNTINNLSSDIKDHIINYNTPLQDPQNNSAPQNFEVPQDLVMKYKSKYVLKSDKSIQVKTRSCKMSKSRGNVASPEEIIKRFGADSLRLHLLFQGPVDKDRIWSIQSIQGPYKLLKSINAFVTNFFKQNSIESTSNNTIDPTVIPKLNEFINTMTYNMENFKLNKVSEFFKFFTLMKLWDEEKKLSPRVVETFLIILSPFAPHLSEHLWYTKHRLSSGEPDNELYNEVSKKFKSITLEKWPKIVNM